The Paenibacillus spongiae nucleotide sequence ATGCGGATCCTTGGACGGCACGTTATCAATTCCCGAGCTGGATTGAATGAATTCCTGCCAGACGAGAATGCCCGCACGGTCGCAGCAATCATAGAAGTCTTCCTTCTCGATGATTCCGCCGCCCCACACCCGCACAAGATTGACGCCTGCTTCCTTCAGCAGCCGGACCATCCTCTCGTAACGATCCCGGGTGACCGTCCCGTATTGAATATCGAGCGGGGTCAGATTAACGCCTTTAATATACATACGCCGGCCATTCAAACGAACCGTATAGGGCAGCGCGGAATCCGGCGCATCGTCGTTCGCGATCCATTCCAGCGTGCGGAAGCCGGTGAAGCCCTGCCATGTATCCGAAGCCTTGCCTCCGAACTCGATCCGAATGCGGACGCCGTATAATCCGGCCTCGCCCATCCCGTTCGGATTCCAGCTGCGCACGGCGGGAACGTTCAACTGCAGCTTCCAATTCAAGCTATTCGTCCCTTCCCGTTTACAGACCAGTTCTGACTCATCGACAAGGACTTCATCATCGAACAGGGATACAACAACCACCGGGTCCCCGCCCGCTGCGGCGTCTCCGTCTATCGTCATGCGGCCCGATGCGATTAATCGTCCGTTCTCTTCTTCTAGAAGAGGCTCGAGCCGGACTTCATCCAGACTGGCCATGCCCGTCGTTTCCACGGACACGCCGTCCCACAGGCCGATCGGAACCATGCGCGTGCTAAAGTCCCACTTGTAAGTAAAGCGGCTTTTCTGGGTCCATGTTCTCGATGTGTAACCGATCTGGCCCATCTCATCCGGCGCATGCTCCAGAAGAACGATGAGTTCGTTGCCTTCCGGCTTCAGCTTGCCGGTAATATCGAACCGTACAGCAGCGAACATGCCTTCATGGAATCCGAGCTTCTCCTTGTTCAAGTAGAAGTGCGCCTTGTAATCGACGCCTTTCAAATTCAGATAGACCTTCTCCCCAGCCTCCGGCTGAAAGGAAAATGCCGTCTTGTACATCCACCACCGGTTCTCCACCCATTCGCAGTTCAAGCTATTCATGCCATAGTAAGGATTCTCGATCCAGCCTGCAGCCCATAAGTCGTAATGAACGCCTCCCGGAACGGTTGCTGTCATCCAGTCGGTAACCCCTCCCATTACGACTCCGGTTTCCATGCTTTGTCCCAGATGCGGAACATGGGGGTAGAAGCCTCTGACCTCCCAATCGGTCAATTCCTGCGCTCTGATCGCCATCATCAGTCTCCTGTTCTGTATGTATTATTGCGTACATCCCTTACAGTTAGCGAGGTGTCTAGCCTAGTTTATTTTAATTTAATATGAAATAACATAACCTTTTAATTTGTGTTATGTCAAATAATATTTTCAGTGTTGGCCTAATAAAATCACCGCTTTAAATTGCAGGTTTTGGGGACGTAGTTTTGACTTTATAGCCATACCGCATCAATAATGTTATAATTGTCATATAATATTTTGTCGGGGGGTCCACATGTCCAGCAGCAATCAACCTCTGTATCTGCAAATTCGAACCATGATTCGAGATAAAATAGAATCCGGCGAGCTGAAGCCGGGCGATCAAATTCCGGTGGAGGCCGATCTTGTTCAACAATTTAACGTCAGCCGGATTACGATAAAAAGCGCGCTCAAATTGCTCGTCGATGAAGGGCTTGTCTATCGTACGGCAGGAAAAGGAACCTTCGTCGCCGATCCGCAGGAGCCTTCCCTCTTCGCCCCGTCCGATCAAGAATCGGCCTTCAAAAAAATCGGCTTGATCGGCCCCATGACGAGCGATGCCTTCACATTGAACATGCTGCGCGGGATCGAAGAAACATGCAAGGAGCACAACTTGATTCTGTTGATTCGCACTTCGTTTACGCAATCAGAGGAGAAGGAAGCCATTCGCATCTTGCGCGCGCAAGGCATCGACGGGCTGCTCATCTTCCCCGTGGACGGAGAAGCATACAGCCAGGCGATATTAGACTTAAAGACGGAGTGTTTCCCCTTCGTTCTCATCGACCGGTATTTGCCCGGGATCAAGACGAATTCGGTTTATACGAACAATCATCAAGGCGGATATCTGGGCACCGAATATTTGTTTAACAAGGGGCATCGTCAGATCGGCATCGTCTCCACGACCCAATCCAAGACGGCCAGCGCCGAGGACCGGTTCGCCGGTTACTTGGAAGCCGCAAGGCATTTAGGACTGAAGATCGAGCCGGCCCACTGGCTTACCCGAATTGACGAAAGCTCGTTTAAAGAAGAAATTCCAACCAAAGAGATTATACGGGAATGGCTGTCCGAGCAGAAGAATCTAACGGCCGTCTTTGCCTTCTCCAGCATAACCGCCGTCTTCGTCGCAGATATTGCGGTCCAGCTGGGGAAGAAGATTCCCGAGGATCTGGCCATTCTCTCCTTCGATTCGCCGGGCGTCCAGGACTTTAACGGACTATACTTTAGCTGCATCGAACAGCAAGAATACCAGCTTGGCGAGAAAGCCGTGGATCTGCTCTTGCAGGTCATTAGCGATCCTGCGCATATTGAACAGATTATCATTCCTGTCACGCTGGTAGAGGGAAGATCGACATAGAACGATTCCCCGCTGATAAGGATTGCTTCACAGCGCGAAGACCGAGTCACACCCTGTTTCCAGGTGACTCGGTCTTTGTTATTTAGCGGGATCTTCTGTTATTACGGACCGCTCTGTACGATGCAAAAATAAACTGGCAGGCGATCCATCCATGACGACTATTCGACTGCCAGTTTTCGGTGAATTTCCTCTCTTATTTCAAAATCGCCTCAGCCTTTTTCTGCGCATCGTCCAGAATCGTCTTGATATCTGTTTTGGTCATGAGCGATTTGGACAAGGCTTCGCCATAAATCTGCCAAACTCTTGTATTCTCTTTGGCGAAGGTAGGCAGCCCCTTGACGTTGCCGGCCATCGCTTCATAGAATTTATAGATTCCCGGCTGTGCCGCTTTGTACGCATCGCTCTCTCCGATCTTCTTCAGAACGGGCGGGCGAACGCCGGCATCCGCTATAATTTGCTGCACTTCGTCGCTCAGCATGGCTTCGATGAACTTGAATCCGCCCTGCTTGTTCTTCGAATAAATCGATACGGACGCAAACGCCGCTCCGATCGTAATATTGGCTTGCTGGCCGCCGTCGGATAACGGCAGCGAGCCCATTCCGCAATCGAGCTTCAAATTCGTGCAGGACGAAACCATCCATGGGCCTTCCGCCCAGATGCCAACCTGACCTTTATTAACCGGATCCCAATAAGCGCCTTCGCCCGTATTCGCCATCACGCCCGGAGGAGCATATTGATTGAGATCGCGCAGGAATTGGAATGCCTTGACGTTCCCTTCGGCATTGAAGATCGGATTGTTGCTCTCGTCGACGAATCCGCCGCCTGCGATCAGAGGATAGATGCCGCCACGGAGGTATCCGCCGTTATTCGGGCCTGAATAGATCGCCGCCCCCCAGAACTTCCCCTTGCCCGCATCGTTGATTTTCTTGGCCATATCCAGCATTTCATCCCATGTCTCCGGCCCCTTCTCCGGATCAAGGCCCGCTTTCTTGAACAGATCCTTATTCCAGAACAGGACGGATACGCCGGGCTGGAAGGCAACCCCGTATATTTTTCCGTCGTATTCCATCGGCTTCCAGGCGCCTTCTACGATTTCGTTGCGCACCTTCTGTTCGAGCCAATCCGGAAACGGCTCAAGCAGCCCTTGCGCCGCAAAGCCCGGAGATTGCGTCTCGCCCGTCAGGACGTCCGGCGACGTCTTGGCGATGAAGGCCGTCGTCTGTTTCTGTACGAGCGGTTCCGACCAGCCCCAGTCCTCCTGCTTGAGATCAAAGCCTTGGTCGGCCATGATTTTATTGACCGCTTTTGCGATTTCCACCGGGGATAAAGCGTCTTTCGTCGGAGCCTTTTCCGCCTTCGCAAGCTCATCTTCGCGCGCCTTGATCCGCTCGTCGACGTCTCCGGTGCCGGCAACATTATCCGCGCCGTTCACATTGATGACGACTTCCGCGCTATTCCCGGCTTGCCCCTTATTATCCGGCGAATCGTTCGAATCGCTGCCAACCGCTGCGTTGTTGGGCGTTTTGGCCTCTCCTGTGTTTACTGCATTACCGCCGCAAGCCGTTAATAAGACGAAGATTAGAATCAATACCAGAGGCAATACGAACCGCTTATTCATTGGCATTTACAATACCCCTCCTGTATAAATGTATTATTGCATTACTACTTTTATTATATTTCAGAGATTTGATATGATCAATATAATTTTTATAAAATTATCCTTTTATACCTGCATTCGCCAATCCCTGCACGATGTACCGCTGGAAAAAGAAGAATAGAAGCAGCATGGGCAGCGTAACGCCTAAACCGAGCGTTAGCATAAGCGGATAATCCGGCAGCCCCATCGGATTCTGCGCAAGCTGCGACATGCGTGATATTGCCGCAGGGAGCGTCTGCAGATTATCGCTTGTCGTAAAGAAGAACGGCGTCGTCCAGTCGTTCCATATCCCCTGGGAAGTCGTAATGGCGATAAAGGCCAGAATGGGCAGCTGCAGCGGCATTAAGATTTGAAAAATGATTCGGAAGGTTCCCGCTCCGTCAATCTTGGCGGCTTCATCCAGCTCATACGGAACTTTCTCCAGCGATTGCTTCACCAGGAAGGTCCCCATGATGTTGATGGACGGCCCGCCGATCAAGTACACCCACCAGGAGTCCAATATTCCCTTGCCGCCATTGAAGATATAGTTTCCGCCGGCGAAGGGCCATCTAGCAAATTCGATAAACGTCGGGATGACGGATACGACGCCCGGAATCATCTGCGTGGCCAGCAGCACCAGAAACAGAGTGTCTCTTCCTTTGAATCGCAGTCGCGCAAATACGTATCCGCCCAGAAACGACGTGATCATCGCCCAGAACAAACCGTAGAGCGTCCGCAATATCGAGTTAACATAATAGGTTTGAACTTGGGAGTCGCTGGCTCCTCCGATCAGCACCATGAAGTTTTTGAAGGTCGGCTCTTTCGCAATCGGGAACAGGCCCATCACCGTCTTGGCATACTCTTCGGCGGACATCATTCCCGCCATGAACATGAAGATAATCGGATAGATCAGCAGCAGCCCGCCGAGCATCAGCACGGTATGCGCGAAAACATTCAACGGCCGGAATTGTTTGGCTATACCTTTGGAATTGGTCACCCTCCATGCGCTCCTCTCGCGTTTTTCTTGCGGCTGGACCGTTCGTTCTCGGTTGCATACCTGAAATAGGCAACCGTAAAGACAAACACGACAGCAGCCAGAACGACGGAAGAAGCGCCCGCCATGCCAAGATTAAAGTCGAAGAAGCCATCCCGTAAAATCCGGTAAACCAGAACTTCCGTCTGACCGTAAGGGCCTCCGCCTGTAATGAAGATGACCTGCTCGTAGATTTGAACGGCCCCGATCAATCCGGTAATGATAATATAGGTCGCAATCGGCTTGACGCCGGGCAGCGTGACGTTCCAGAATTTCTGCCAGCGGTTGGCGCCGTCGATATCCGCCGCCTCATACAAAACCGGATCGACGGACTGCAGGCCGGCCAGCCATATCAGTGCGGAGCCGCCGATGCCTTTCCATATCGAATACACGACGATCCAGAAGACGCCCCAACCGACCGAATACTGCCATATGATGGGCTCCTTGCCGAATCCCTTCAGAATGTTATTAATGACACCGTTATTAGGATCTAAGAAGATGTTGAAGATTTGCGTGGTTGCGACAGTCGAGGTTACAACAGGGATATACCACATGGTCCGATAGATGCCTTTGCCGAACAAAGGAAGGTTCATCAGCAGGGCCACCAGAAAACCGATAATAATCGTCAGCCCGGTTACGAGCAAGCCGATCCAAACCGCTCTCCACAATGCCATATAATACACGGGGTCATTGAAGAATCGGACATAATTATCGAAGCCTATAAATTTCGGAGTGCTTGCTACGCCGACCCATTCGAAGAATCCCAAGAAGAATCCGAACAGCGTCGGAAAGCCTGAAATCAGCGCCCACCAGAGAAGCATCGGACCCAATATGATGGTCGCTATAACCGCATCCTTATGATTGCGCATGAATTTCGTGATCCCTTTGGAAGGTGCAGATGCTTCTCCGATAAGTGCGCCTTCACCGCTAATTCTTTGTTTCAATCGTGTTCCCCCTTCGCTTTAGATTCACAGCCTCATTTGCCTCCAATGGCCAACTTCCAGCTACTACAAGAAAGCGCATTCATTTCAAAATAAAAAAAATTTATCCGCTTCCTCTTCTCATCTGCCCACTGCTTCCCTTCTCATTTGTATTATATTTAAATAAATGAATTATTTATTATACTAAATCATAACCTTTGATTAGTCAATATCTCAATATATCATTCTTGTCCAATTGCATTGAAGTTAATTGATGGGTTCTTTCACTAGGTTATGCTGCGAAAAAAACCTTGATTCTAACGGAGAACTCCGGTTATCAAGGTTTTTTCGTGATCCCTGTGCGCTTTATTGTCGTGCGAAAAAACATCCCGCACCGCTCAGTCATAAATGTCTTAACGTTTCACATGGGCGTCCGGAGCTTTGTCCGCTACCAGATTCAATTGGATGTTATGCTCCAAATATGCCTTTAACCCGCAGAGCACCATCGTATAGCCTTCCGTCGAGTCCATGGCTTGTCTTGCGATTTCATCTCCACTGCCCGTAAACCCCGAATGAGTAATCGTAACGAGCGTTTCGCTATCGGCACGGGGAGTAAAGTTCCACTCGACCTGCGTATTGTCCGAGGATGCAATCCGTATACGTTTGTTGGGCTCGATTGCCTGTACGTAGACGTCATCCGAAACGCCGTACATCTCCCATTCCCAACGGACACGTTTGCCTGCCTCCAGCCTCCCGCTGCTTTTGGTAAACCAGAATTTCGTCGTAATAGCCGGATCGACAAAAGCCATAAAGACCTCTTCAGCCGGCTTGCGGATCAGCATTTCCGCTCTTACAACCGGAATGTGATTCAACGTTTCCATCCT carries:
- a CDS encoding GntR family transcriptional regulator; its protein translation is MSSSNQPLYLQIRTMIRDKIESGELKPGDQIPVEADLVQQFNVSRITIKSALKLLVDEGLVYRTAGKGTFVADPQEPSLFAPSDQESAFKKIGLIGPMTSDAFTLNMLRGIEETCKEHNLILLIRTSFTQSEEKEAIRILRAQGIDGLLIFPVDGEAYSQAILDLKTECFPFVLIDRYLPGIKTNSVYTNNHQGGYLGTEYLFNKGHRQIGIVSTTQSKTASAEDRFAGYLEAARHLGLKIEPAHWLTRIDESSFKEEIPTKEIIREWLSEQKNLTAVFAFSSITAVFVADIAVQLGKKIPEDLAILSFDSPGVQDFNGLYFSCIEQQEYQLGEKAVDLLLQVISDPAHIEQIIIPVTLVEGRST
- a CDS encoding extracellular solute-binding protein codes for the protein MPMNKRFVLPLVLILIFVLLTACGGNAVNTGEAKTPNNAAVGSDSNDSPDNKGQAGNSAEVVINVNGADNVAGTGDVDERIKAREDELAKAEKAPTKDALSPVEIAKAVNKIMADQGFDLKQEDWGWSEPLVQKQTTAFIAKTSPDVLTGETQSPGFAAQGLLEPFPDWLEQKVRNEIVEGAWKPMEYDGKIYGVAFQPGVSVLFWNKDLFKKAGLDPEKGPETWDEMLDMAKKINDAGKGKFWGAAIYSGPNNGGYLRGGIYPLIAGGGFVDESNNPIFNAEGNVKAFQFLRDLNQYAPPGVMANTGEGAYWDPVNKGQVGIWAEGPWMVSSCTNLKLDCGMGSLPLSDGGQQANITIGAAFASVSIYSKNKQGGFKFIEAMLSDEVQQIIADAGVRPPVLKKIGESDAYKAAQPGIYKFYEAMAGNVKGLPTFAKENTRVWQIYGEALSKSLMTKTDIKTILDDAQKKAEAILK
- a CDS encoding carbohydrate ABC transporter permease produces the protein MKQRISGEGALIGEASAPSKGITKFMRNHKDAVIATIILGPMLLWWALISGFPTLFGFFLGFFEWVGVASTPKFIGFDNYVRFFNDPVYYMALWRAVWIGLLVTGLTIIIGFLVALLMNLPLFGKGIYRTMWYIPVVTSTVATTQIFNIFLDPNNGVINNILKGFGKEPIIWQYSVGWGVFWIVVYSIWKGIGGSALIWLAGLQSVDPVLYEAADIDGANRWQKFWNVTLPGVKPIATYIIITGLIGAVQIYEQVIFITGGGPYGQTEVLVYRILRDGFFDFNLGMAGASSVVLAAVVFVFTVAYFRYATENERSSRKKNARGAHGG
- a CDS encoding carbohydrate ABC transporter permease — encoded protein: MTNSKGIAKQFRPLNVFAHTVLMLGGLLLIYPIIFMFMAGMMSAEEYAKTVMGLFPIAKEPTFKNFMVLIGGASDSQVQTYYVNSILRTLYGLFWAMITSFLGGYVFARLRFKGRDTLFLVLLATQMIPGVVSVIPTFIEFARWPFAGGNYIFNGGKGILDSWWVYLIGGPSINIMGTFLVKQSLEKVPYELDEAAKIDGAGTFRIIFQILMPLQLPILAFIAITTSQGIWNDWTTPFFFTTSDNLQTLPAAISRMSQLAQNPMGLPDYPLMLTLGLGVTLPMLLLFFFFQRYIVQGLANAGIKG
- a CDS encoding SRPBCC family protein, translating into METLNHIPVVRAEMLIRKPAEEVFMAFVDPAITTKFWFTKSSGRLEAGKRVRWEWEMYGVSDDVYVQAIEPNKRIRIASSDNTQVEWNFTPRADSETLVTITHSGFTGSGDEIARQAMDSTEGYTMVLCGLKAYLEHNIQLNLVADKAPDAHVKR